Proteins found in one Trueperaceae bacterium genomic segment:
- a CDS encoding MFS transporter, whose translation VVSAANSMVAAAAPRERLGYAMGMMQTAAWAGASVGPMLGGALEFFFGYRLSFVVTAALLLAGGLLVLFGVRERFTPPADPGRGLRGMLATWREVFRAPGVPLAYFLRFSAWLGRTMLVPFLPLFIATITVKPDLAGMYTGLAIGLAAGSSTLSGVVLGRLSDRVGYRVILVASTFACAAFYVPMAFVTNVLQLIFVNVLIGLATGGVLPAISAMLAHLTPRAAAGSVYGIDNSVAAASRALAPMVAGAVVTLTSLPGQTDYRTIFLVTAALFVLTGAVAAWRLPRREGAGPGQGAP comes from the coding sequence GCGTGGTCAGCGCGGCCAACTCGATGGTGGCCGCCGCCGCCCCGCGCGAGCGCCTTGGCTACGCCATGGGTATGATGCAGACGGCGGCCTGGGCCGGCGCCTCCGTCGGACCGATGCTCGGTGGCGCCCTCGAGTTCTTCTTCGGTTACCGCCTGTCGTTCGTGGTCACGGCCGCGTTGCTCCTGGCGGGCGGCCTGCTCGTGCTGTTCGGCGTGCGGGAACGCTTCACCCCGCCCGCCGACCCCGGCAGGGGGCTGCGTGGCATGCTGGCCACCTGGCGCGAGGTGTTCCGGGCGCCGGGCGTGCCCCTCGCCTACTTCCTGCGCTTCAGCGCCTGGCTCGGCCGCACGATGCTCGTGCCGTTCCTCCCGCTGTTCATCGCCACCATCACCGTGAAGCCGGACCTGGCCGGGATGTACACGGGGCTGGCGATCGGGCTCGCAGCGGGCTCGTCCACCCTCAGCGGCGTGGTGCTCGGGCGCCTCTCCGACCGCGTCGGTTACCGCGTCATCCTGGTGGCCTCGACCTTCGCCTGCGCCGCCTTCTACGTCCCCATGGCCTTCGTCACCAACGTGCTCCAGCTCATCTTCGTGAACGTGCTGATCGGCCTGGCGACGGGCGGGGTGCTGCCCGCCATCTCGGCGATGCTGGCGCACCTCACCCCGCGCGCCGCGGCGGGCTCCGTCTACGGCATCGACAACTCCGTCGCGGCCGCGTCCCGCGCCCTCGCGCCCATGGTGGCGGGCGCCGTGGTGACGCTTACGAGCCTGCCCGGCCAGACCGACTACCGCACGATCTTCCTCGTCACCGCGGCGCTCTTCGTCCTGACTGGCGCGGTGGCGGCGTGGCGGCTGCCGCGCCGGGAAGGCGCCGGGCCGGGCCAGGGCGCGCCTTGA
- a CDS encoding thiamine ABC transporter substrate-binding protein, which yields MRVFIRSALLVSLLALTVPGAAQRLTVLTHDSFALPKELVDDFTARTGIAVTFLQGGDAGEVVNRAVLTRARPLADVLFGVDESLLQRVRTEGIFEPYLSPALARVDPAFRFDPSGLVTPIDVGYVVPNVDVGWFAANDLPLPSDLADLAAAPYRGLTVVLNPASSSPGLAFLAATVARFGDPQAGIVGTAGGDGDWLDFWADLAKNDVAVADGWTDAYYTRFTRYGGDRPIVVSYATSPAAEVIFADAPLSAAPTANLTCAGCAYRQVEAAGILAGTKQRAAAEAFIDFLLSPAVQSAIPLAMFVAPVVADAPEPPEFLAYGRVAPGAVAAPLAPGVLEANQARWLKQWTAVVLQGRLPSSVR from the coding sequence ATGCGCGTGTTCATCAGGTCGGCCCTACTCGTCTCGTTGCTGGCACTGACGGTGCCGGGCGCCGCCCAGCGCCTGACGGTGCTCACGCACGACTCCTTCGCCCTGCCGAAGGAGCTGGTCGACGACTTCACGGCGCGCACGGGCATCGCCGTCACGTTCCTGCAGGGCGGCGACGCGGGCGAGGTGGTCAACCGCGCCGTCCTCACGCGAGCGAGGCCACTCGCCGACGTGCTGTTCGGCGTCGACGAGAGCCTCCTGCAGCGCGTGCGCACGGAGGGCATCTTCGAGCCGTACCTGAGCCCGGCGCTGGCGCGGGTGGACCCCGCGTTCAGGTTCGACCCGAGCGGGCTCGTGACGCCGATCGACGTCGGTTACGTGGTGCCGAACGTGGACGTCGGCTGGTTCGCGGCCAACGACCTGCCATTGCCGAGCGACCTCGCCGACCTGGCGGCGGCGCCCTACCGCGGGCTCACCGTGGTCCTCAACCCCGCCAGCTCGAGCCCCGGCCTCGCCTTCCTGGCGGCCACCGTGGCGCGCTTCGGCGACCCACAGGCCGGCATCGTCGGCACCGCTGGTGGAGACGGCGACTGGCTCGACTTCTGGGCCGACCTCGCCAAGAACGACGTGGCGGTGGCGGACGGCTGGACGGACGCCTACTACACGCGGTTCACGCGCTACGGCGGCGACAGGCCGATCGTGGTTAGCTACGCCACCAGCCCCGCCGCAGAGGTCATCTTCGCCGACGCCCCCTTGAGCGCCGCCCCCACCGCCAACCTGACATGCGCGGGGTGCGCCTACCGCCAGGTCGAGGCGGCCGGCATCCTGGCGGGAACGAAGCAGCGCGCCGCCGCCGAGGCGTTCATCGACTTCCTCTTGAGCCCAGCGGTGCAGTCGGCCATACCGCTGGCCATGTTCGTCGCTCCCGTCGTGGCGGACGCGCCGGAGCCGCCCGAGTTCCTCGCCTACGGGCGGGTGGCTCCGGGCGCGGTCGCGGCGCCCCTGGCCCCCGGCGTGCTGGAGGCGAACCAGGCGCGCTGGCTGAAGCAGTGGACCGCCGTGGTCCTACAGGGTCGGCTCCCGTCGAGCGTGAGGTGA